GACGCTCAAAAAAACGGAGCCGTGTTTCAAACGGATTCTTTAGCCTCGCATATCGCCCCCGATCCAAAAGGCGGTTATATCGTTTATTATGAAAACACGGTAACGGGCGAAAAATATTCCGTCTACGGCAAGAGAGTTGTTGTTTCTGCTGGAACCTTAGGAACCAACCGAATCCTTCTAAACAGCAGAGACTATTACAAAACATTGCCGAATCTGAGCAAACAACTCGGAAAAGGTTATTCCGGAAACGGAGACTTTTTGGGTGGAATCGAATCCAGTAAAACCGATCTCAAACCTTGGGACGGACCGGACGTGACAACGGTGATCAATTACTTTCCGAACGGATTTCAATATACGATGGCAGCTCCTACGTTTAACGAACCCGTGATGACGGTTCTTGCTTCGTTAGGAATCGCAAAACCAAATTGGTTCTTAAGAATGATCGGTCCTCTTTTTTGGAAAAGTCTGAAATGGATTCTTCCCTTAATCTTTAAAAAGGGATGGATCTCAAAACCTTTACCTCCGGGCGCTCCCGGTGCGGGAGATCCGACTTATATGACGAACCTCTTTGCGATAGGAAGAGACAACGCAAATGGAAGAATCGTTCGTTGCGGAAAAGACATAGACGTAAAATGGAATTACTCAAAAGAGAATCAAACTCTCATCCAAAATATGACGGCTTCCATGCAACAAGTTGGAGACGCATACGGTGGACAATTTGGTCCTCTCGCGACCTTTCTCTTATTCAACCGAATTCTATCCGTACATTCCATGGGCGGTTGTCATTTGGGGGCCAACCCGGATAAGGGAGTGGTTTCCGAAAACGGAGAAGTCTTCGGTTATAAGAATTTATTTATCGCCGACGGATCCGTGATTCCTTCTTCCATAGGGTTCCACCCCGTGATGACCATTTCCGCAGTGGCGGAACATACGGCTGCGTCGATTTGCTCCAATCTATAAGGATTTCGAAACTGCAATATCGATATATAATTCGAATAAAAGAATCCCTTAAGATTCTAATATAACAATTGACACAGAATTAATGTATTCTAAAATTCTAATTTAGAAATATTGATATTACTATCTGAGAAATAATACCAAGGCGGAAATGATCGCGAAATTCCCTTTGGTATTATTTAGATAAAAAATCAAACGAAACCCAATATATAAAAACAAAAGTCGATTCAACCCGTAAAAGCCGATTTTTGAGATATCAACCTACCATCTAGTTCAATACAAAAGAAAAAAGGAACTCACGTAAATGCAACAAAATCAACTTTATATCGATCTTGGATTGTCTGAAGATAAATACAGTCAGGAAGTAATCGCGGGACAACAGGTCTACACGAGTAGTTTTTTAAGAATCTATGATTTAGTAGTTTTGCATATCATCAGTCGATGGTTCTGGCGTTGTCCTCCGCAGAACATGGTCCAACTCTACAATAAACATCTAAGCGCCAATCACCTGGATATCGGAGTAGGAACGGGTTATCTTCTTCAAAAGGCAAAATTCCCGGTGGTAAAACCGAAAATTTCCGTGATGGACTTAAACGCAAACAGCCTCATGGAAGCCCGAAAACGTCTGTCGGATCTCGCCGGAGAATTCAACGCGTATCGAGCCAATATTCTCGAGCCGATCAACACAAAGGAGAAATTCGATTCTATCGGATTGAGTTTTTTGTTTCATTGTGTTCCGGGTGCGATCCGGGAAAAAGCATCGACCGCATTTAAGAATCTTCTTAAAATCCGAAACCCTGACGGAGTGATCTTCGGGTCGACCGCTCTACACGACCTTGGACAAACCCATTATCTTTCTCGAAGAGGAATGAAAAATCTAAATCGAAGAGGAGTTTTTCATAACACACAAGACACCTTTTCCGACTTAGAAGCGGCCCTCAAAGAGAACTTTAAGGACTATGAATTGTATGTTATCGGTGCGATCGCATTCTTCGCGGGAAAAAAGGCGAAGTAAAAGAAGAATCAGCTTGAAACCGGACTTGGATAAGTCCGGCGACGAGTTCAATTTCCGCAAAATCAATACATTCAATAAATTGAATTTTCTTTCGACTTAAAGGAAGATTCAGTAGATCGGATTCGCTTCCAATCGTTTCAGATCCGTCTTCGCCTCAAGTTCCTGAAAAATTCCCTTTGCCATCGAAATACGTTCTTGGTCTTTGAGAAGTTGGCCGATTTCATACAGAGCGGTAGCATATTCCCAGCGATTGAGCGTATTGGAAAGAAAGAATTCAGCTTCTTTGAAGATAGATTCAGCTTTTTTAATATTCCCTGAATAAAATTTTAATTTTCCTTTGAGGACCAATGCGGGGCCGTAAAGATAAGGTAAGGACTTACCCAATTTTAATCCATTCTTTAAACCGTATTGAATGATTTTGGTCAAACTTTTATCGCCGGTTTCTCTTTGTGCATAAAGCGCGGCTTCCGCGAGATAGACGTTTCCGATTTGAAGTTGAGGAAACTTTACTTCACATCTCAAAAATCCTTCGTAACTTCGTTTCGACCAATACGCGGCTTTTTCAGCCCATCCTTCGTAGATCGTAAGTTTGAGAAGTTTATTGATCGTGGAAAGTTCGTTCATCACGTCGTTTTCTCCGGCCGCTCTTTCCGCCTCGAACATCAATCTCTTTTCCAAATCCAACGGATCGACTTCTCCGAGAAGATATCCGAAATACGGAGACCAGATTCGCGTCCATCGCAACTGAAGTTGCGCTCCTAAATCGCTCGCCAATTCACCGATATCATCAAAGTATTTTTTAGCGGTTCTAAAATCGGATTGGAAATAATATAGAAATCCGCCGGAAGAAAGCGCGGAAAGTAGATCCCATTTTTCACCGACTTGTCTATAGATCGCGACCGAATCGTGAAGATACGGAAGACCTAAGTCGGGACGATTTTGCATCATGTAGTAGATCCCGTGAACCAAAAAGCCGATCGCCCTTGCATAAGGATCTCCGGTTTTTTCAGCGAGTCCCATTCCTTTGCTTAAAAAATGTTTCGAAGGCCCGAAAAGATTCAATCCGAAGAATACCTGACCTAACGCACATTCGGCGAGCGACTGGCGGACCGGATCGTCGAATCTTTGAGTCGCGTTGTACTGAGTAAATACGGACCAACCGAATTTTTTGATGTCCTTCATGATATATAACTTAGCGAGAGTCACTAAAATGATACATCTCAGTCGTAGTCTTTCGGCTTTATTCGTGGACGTATAAGAGGAACCAAAAAGAGAAAATCTAAGAACAAAAGGAATTTGTAATACGATTTTAAATATCGTATCCGGCCTGCTTCCCGGCGCTCGAATTCCCGTAAAACGAAGCGCGGTTTCCAGGGTTTCCATCGCTCGCGCGATATCATCCTGTTCTTGATAAACCTGACCCAAACCGGTATAAGAACGTACCTGATTTAAAGTGGATTTGTCTTCCAGACATTCCTGAAAGAGCGCTTCGGCGTTAGAATATTCCCCAAGCTGACGGTGTACGTGGGCCAACTCTTGTTTGATCTCGTAATAAAGATCGCTCTTATTCTTTCCGGCCTGAGCGATCATTTCCAAAACTTGACGATAGTGATAGATCGCATCTCGGTTTGCATATCTGCTTCTTGCTTTACGAGCGGCCATCAAAGAATATTTGGAAGCCTTTTCGTAATCGGCGCATTGCTGATAGTGAAACGCAAGAATGTCGGCCATCTCCACTACGTTATCTTCATTCTCTTCTTCTATAAAGGACGCGATTCGTTTGTGCAAATCCTCTCGCGTAGAATGTAGAAGTGTATTGTACACGATGTCTCTGATTACTATATGTTTGAAAATATACGTAAGCGGATCCGTTATCTCCAGAGGAGTTAGATCCAATCCTTCCAAACTCTGAAGAATATTTTGAATCTCCGAACGGAATTCTACGGGTAGAAGATGATTTAAGGTCTGCACGTTGATCAAACGGCCGATCACGGAAGCGGTCTTTAATACGATCTTCTCCCTTTCTTGTAAACGATCCACACGCGCCAGCAAAACGTCGTTGAGAGTGTTGGGGATTTGAATGTCTCTTGTGGTTTCCGAAGGAGAAAGAGTTCCATTCTCCAATTTTTTCAAAGTTCCCTCTTCGATCAAATTGTGAACGATAGATTCGAGAAAGAACGGGTTTCCGCTGGATCGATTTAGGATCTGATCCAAAAAATCTTCCTGGGTCGTATCCATTTTGAATTTATGAACGAGAAAATCTCTTGCTTCTTCGGGTTTGAATTCTTTCAAACGAATGAGTTCCTCGTTCGGAGCGACGGATTCTTCCGCAAACTGTCCTTCGGGCCGGGAAACCAAAATCAACATCGCCTTCATCGAAGGAAGTCTCGACGCCAATTTTTCCAAAAGACGGCTGGAGAGTTCGTCGATCCAGTGAACGTCTTCGAAAATCAACAAGAGAGGTTTTCGCTCCGCGCGTTCTTGCAAAAGAGAAATGATAATTTCGAAAAGTCTTTCGTTCTTTTGTTTTCTATCGATCTCGCGAGTCAAAGGATCTTCTTCTACAGGAACTCCCATCAAAGCGACTAGCGCTTTCGCCCAGGCGATATCAAACGAATTCAATTTTTCTAATGCACTTTCCGCCTTAGAAACTCGGGTTTCGATAGAGTCGTCTTCAAAGATTCCCAAAAATAAACTAAGCAATTCTTTCCAGGGATAGAATGGGGTAAACTTTTCATAAGGATAACTATAGCCGATGAGGATTTCGACTTCTCTATCATACGCCTGATCGATAAAAGTATTGGTCAATCTGGACTTTCCCAACCCTGCGTCTGCGATGACTCGACATACGACACCACCTTTTTGCATCGAAGTATCGAGCATCTTGTGAAGACGATCGATCTCCTCTTTTCTACCGATCATCGGATCTCTGTATTGAATGAGTAGGCCCGGAATATTTTTTTGTTCACCGGTAAGTTGAAAAACCTTCTTAACGCCGCTTACTCCCTTGAGTTCGATATCCCCGATTTCATGAAAGGTAAAATTCTTACCTAATTTATTTTTGGTTTGTGAATCGATTAGAATTCCAGTTTGTCCAGAGAACGTGGAAAGGCGAGCCGCGATATTCATCATCTCGCCGATCGCGGTAAAATCCTTTCTAAAAGGAGCGCCCAAATCTCCGCAA
This is a stretch of genomic DNA from Leptospira tipperaryensis. It encodes these proteins:
- a CDS encoding GMC oxidoreductase, with the protein product MSNSNVQQYDAVVIGSGFGGSISALRLSEKGQKVLVLERGKKYTPGMFPRDVQNVNNLLWRYPKKKKSLGLYELNFFSGLGTVTASGLGGGSLIYANIHIRPDDAVFQDPRWPAPFNRKYLDPYYDKVASKLDVKPVPAEWDLPKRNKFKAAADLNRHPYFDPDEAVSWLKPARPNQAVCQRCAECEFGCNHGAKNTLDYNYIADAQKNGAVFQTDSLASHIAPDPKGGYIVYYENTVTGEKYSVYGKRVVVSAGTLGTNRILLNSRDYYKTLPNLSKQLGKGYSGNGDFLGGIESSKTDLKPWDGPDVTTVINYFPNGFQYTMAAPTFNEPVMTVLASLGIAKPNWFLRMIGPLFWKSLKWILPLIFKKGWISKPLPPGAPGAGDPTYMTNLFAIGRDNANGRIVRCGKDIDVKWNYSKENQTLIQNMTASMQQVGDAYGGQFGPLATFLLFNRILSVHSMGGCHLGANPDKGVVSENGEVFGYKNLFIADGSVIPSSIGFHPVMTISAVAEHTAASICSNL
- a CDS encoding class I SAM-dependent methyltransferase, producing the protein MQQNQLYIDLGLSEDKYSQEVIAGQQVYTSSFLRIYDLVVLHIISRWFWRCPPQNMVQLYNKHLSANHLDIGVGTGYLLQKAKFPVVKPKISVMDLNANSLMEARKRLSDLAGEFNAYRANILEPINTKEKFDSIGLSFLFHCVPGAIREKASTAFKNLLKIRNPDGVIFGSTALHDLGQTHYLSRRGMKNLNRRGVFHNTQDTFSDLEAALKENFKDYELYVIGAIAFFAGKKAK
- a CDS encoding adenylate/guanylate cyclase domain-containing protein, which produces MNSATESIKDTLELIRPYLPSSVVRKLADSNESKLQRSQSFEGAVLFFDVVGFTPTTLALAAKGTRGIDALQTVLSNYYTALLEHMHQWGGAVYQFAGDSVLVSFEKKEEETDSETALRVANCALGIFNSISEYSSNQLLGEIVNLPARVGLGYGEYNEFILGDPDRFLRAVIAGGPIDESIAAEKLALGGEIILSSKLWDLLPDSKTGESINSKFVRLIDCERIDNDYVPPSRATTDRISSERFFRRCKRFIVPELYQRITNVHRAFSGDYREVAAAFVHIDSPLESSTDSKSFNDFFIYVQGIVAACTGTFVLIDLSDKGALFLILFGAPAALENKEALAARFALRLTEGASNFPAAKNLQIGISTGMAYCGDLGAPFRKDFTAIGEMMNIAARLSTFSGQTGILIDSQTKNKLGKNFTFHEIGDIELKGVSGVKKVFQLTGEQKNIPGLLIQYRDPMIGRKEEIDRLHKMLDTSMQKGGVVCRVIADAGLGKSRLTNTFIDQAYDREVEILIGYSYPYEKFTPFYPWKELLSLFLGIFEDDSIETRVSKAESALEKLNSFDIAWAKALVALMGVPVEEDPLTREIDRKQKNERLFEIIISLLQERAERKPLLLIFEDVHWIDELSSRLLEKLASRLPSMKAMLILVSRPEGQFAEESVAPNEELIRLKEFKPEEARDFLVHKFKMDTTQEDFLDQILNRSSGNPFFLESIVHNLIEEGTLKKLENGTLSPSETTRDIQIPNTLNDVLLARVDRLQEREKIVLKTASVIGRLINVQTLNHLLPVEFRSEIQNILQSLEGLDLTPLEITDPLTYIFKHIVIRDIVYNTLLHSTREDLHKRIASFIEEENEDNVVEMADILAFHYQQCADYEKASKYSLMAARKARSRYANRDAIYHYRQVLEMIAQAGKNKSDLYYEIKQELAHVHRQLGEYSNAEALFQECLEDKSTLNQVRSYTGLGQVYQEQDDIARAMETLETALRFTGIRAPGSRPDTIFKIVLQIPFVLRFSLFGSSYTSTNKAERLRLRCIILVTLAKLYIMKDIKKFGWSVFTQYNATQRFDDPVRQSLAECALGQVFFGLNLFGPSKHFLSKGMGLAEKTGDPYARAIGFLVHGIYYMMQNRPDLGLPYLHDSVAIYRQVGEKWDLLSALSSGGFLYYFQSDFRTAKKYFDDIGELASDLGAQLQLRWTRIWSPYFGYLLGEVDPLDLEKRLMFEAERAAGENDVMNELSTINKLLKLTIYEGWAEKAAYWSKRSYEGFLRCEVKFPQLQIGNVYLAEAALYAQRETGDKSLTKIIQYGLKNGLKLGKSLPYLYGPALVLKGKLKFYSGNIKKAESIFKEAEFFLSNTLNRWEYATALYEIGQLLKDQERISMAKGIFQELEAKTDLKRLEANPIY